A region from the Kineothrix sp. IPX-CK genome encodes:
- a CDS encoding transglutaminase domain-containing protein: protein MKNWIVKKTGSLKKYYEILYSAALCVGLILIADSLFTIPYRTVFFLLSSLFWQFFIYTTEEKNLRFPLWSGMGILLVLFYLFLYAGDKNLIPYFYFLGLTAICIPLSILCYLAGRRLWLKSLLCLSQLICLIVFSIQKISLSKWAVCLILFCFLIFLAELSCAFSEGKAGQKILYLTPFFFLAMLLMLLLPVKETPIRWHAVKSVVKAVREELTALIINAEYYFSGGSGSYSLNFAGYDEDNGIGGRVLSSDSPQLSIIGDQTKAPLYLAGTIRDFYNGHEWELRAADKSYEGEEYLLQYDGLMSSLTQSIYSQEDIEELVSYSYYDVTYKGLKTKSLFFAPFTQNVLLFNDKPTAFSYGDGLRLSKAQGMGFRYQLHLMELNYSDERVKQLLRGQAWNGIPFLTETAAERQRFVHEHYTFLPDTLPSRVYSLAEEITSEADNDYDRMKAIEDYLSEYTYTTSPRPLPEEADVVDEFLFESKNGYCTYFASAMAVLGRCEGIPTRYVEGFVSNSSYHYDNRVLNLSGNNAHAWVEAYIDNIGWIPYDPTPRYYVVANTAWQQNGEVTAASITPPAVPYTESSAAFEEDEISEISYSSVLESGKKLLFFIVEGLLLICIVSFMIFLFLLLRNQLLHRRYMAGNDYEKIQFHMKKAFLFGRLHGYPIEAGETLLDYGARTEGSLDTSEYSFLEICDLFQSIRFGGRPISEMNIKVMEAYTLSLQKKYLKQCGRMKRLLYFVMPVA from the coding sequence ATGAAAAATTGGATTGTCAAAAAGACCGGAAGCTTAAAAAAATATTACGAGATACTCTATTCGGCTGCTCTTTGCGTCGGTCTTATTCTGATTGCGGACAGCTTATTTACAATTCCGTATCGCACTGTTTTTTTCCTGCTTTCTTCCCTGTTCTGGCAATTTTTCATTTATACGACAGAAGAGAAAAATCTCCGTTTTCCATTATGGAGCGGAATGGGAATATTGCTCGTCCTCTTCTATCTGTTCCTATATGCAGGAGACAAAAATCTCATTCCTTATTTCTATTTTCTCGGATTAACAGCGATTTGTATTCCCCTTTCCATCCTATGCTATCTCGCAGGCCGGAGGCTATGGCTGAAATCTTTGCTCTGCCTTTCACAGCTCATTTGCCTGATCGTTTTCAGTATACAAAAAATTTCCCTTTCAAAATGGGCCGTATGCCTTATTTTGTTCTGCTTTCTGATCTTTCTCGCAGAGCTTTCCTGCGCATTTTCTGAAGGAAAAGCAGGCCAGAAAATACTTTACCTGACCCCCTTCTTTTTCCTAGCAATGCTGCTCATGCTCCTGCTGCCCGTGAAGGAAACTCCTATCCGGTGGCATGCAGTGAAAAGTGTGGTTAAAGCAGTGCGTGAGGAGCTGACCGCTCTCATTATAAATGCGGAATATTATTTTTCCGGCGGCAGCGGCAGCTATTCCTTAAACTTTGCAGGCTATGATGAAGATAACGGAATCGGAGGCAGGGTCCTTTCCTCTGACAGTCCGCAGCTCTCCATCATCGGTGACCAGACCAAGGCTCCCCTCTATCTGGCCGGAACCATACGCGACTTTTATAACGGTCACGAATGGGAACTTCGTGCTGCAGATAAGTCTTACGAGGGAGAGGAATACCTTCTGCAATACGACGGATTGATGTCCTCCCTCACGCAGAGCATTTATTCTCAGGAGGATATCGAGGAACTGGTAAGCTACAGCTATTACGATGTTACCTATAAGGGCTTGAAGACAAAGAGTCTGTTCTTTGCTCCATTTACCCAAAATGTTCTGCTTTTTAACGACAAGCCTACCGCCTTTTCTTACGGTGACGGACTGAGGCTTTCCAAAGCACAGGGCATGGGATTTCGTTATCAGCTCCATCTTATGGAGCTCAACTATTCCGATGAAAGGGTAAAACAGCTTTTAAGAGGGCAGGCGTGGAATGGCATTCCTTTCCTTACGGAAACCGCTGCCGAGAGACAGCGCTTCGTTCATGAACACTATACGTTCCTTCCCGATACACTTCCTTCCCGTGTCTACTCTCTGGCGGAGGAAATTACATCTGAGGCAGATAACGATTATGACCGCATGAAGGCAATCGAGGATTATCTGAGCGAATATACCTATACCACTTCGCCCCGGCCGCTTCCAGAAGAAGCAGACGTAGTCGATGAGTTCCTCTTCGAAAGCAAGAACGGCTACTGCACATATTTTGCCTCCGCCATGGCCGTTCTCGGACGCTGTGAGGGCATTCCTACCCGCTACGTAGAGGGTTTTGTTTCTAACAGCTCTTACCATTATGACAACCGCGTTCTGAACCTTTCCGGCAACAATGCCCATGCATGGGTGGAGGCATATATAGACAACATAGGCTGGATTCCCTACGATCCCACACCTCGCTACTACGTAGTCGCTAACACGGCATGGCAACAAAACGGGGAAGTAACTGCTGCCTCCATTACTCCACCGGCCGTTCCTTATACAGAGTCTTCCGCTGCTTTCGAAGAAGACGAGATATCTGAGATAAGCTATTCCTCCGTCCTGGAAAGCGGGAAGAAGCTTTTATTCTTCATTGTGGAAGGGCTTCTCCTTATATGTATCGTAAGCTTCATGATCTTCCTTTTCCTTCTCTTACGGAACCAATTGCTGCATCGCCGTTACATGGCTGGAAACGACTATGAGAAGATACAGTTTCATATGAAAAAAGCCTTCCTGTTCGGAAGGCTGCATGGTTATCCTATAGAAGCAGGAGAAACCCTTTTGGATTATGGTGCCCGGACAGAAGGCAGCCTGGACACATCCGAATACTCCTTTTTAGAAATATGCGATTTGTTCCAAAGCATCCGCTTCGGAGGCCGCCCTATCTCAGAAATGAATATCAAGGTGATGGAGGCTTATACCCTCTCCTTACAAAAAAAATATCTGAAGCAATGCGGCCGGATGAAACGTCTGCTGTATTTTGTAATGCCTGTCGCATAA
- a CDS encoding cupin domain-containing protein produces MNYYRGINSNDYGPLPFATNVEQEAKRNQSFRTALWTGSNLQMTVMCIPARGETGLEIHRDTDQLVSVEEGQGLVKIGNYKERLDFQQHLCAGDSVFIPAGVWYNIINAGKSPLRLSSVYAPPAHSRGTVHRTKADDRGIC; encoded by the coding sequence ATGAATTATTATCGTGGCATAAACAGTAACGATTACGGACCACTTCCCTTTGCCACAAATGTGGAACAGGAGGCCAAGCGGAATCAGAGTTTCCGCACGGCCTTATGGACCGGTTCCAATTTGCAGATGACGGTTATGTGTATTCCGGCACGAGGAGAAACCGGTCTTGAAATACATCGGGATACGGATCAGCTTGTCAGTGTGGAGGAAGGCCAGGGACTCGTTAAAATAGGAAATTATAAGGAGCGGTTGGATTTTCAGCAGCATCTGTGTGCAGGCGATTCGGTTTTCATACCGGCAGGCGTTTGGTATAACATAATCAATGCAGGTAAAAGTCCTCTTAGGCTTTCCTCTGTCTATGCGCCGCCGGCACATTCGAGAGGAACCGTCCACCGGACGAAGGCTGACGACAGAGGAATATGTTAA